Proteins encoded in a region of the Paenibacillus sp. W2I17 genome:
- a CDS encoding ketose-bisphosphate aldolase, which translates to MLINMKDLLKVAYENKFAVGSFNVANSEFVKVVITAAEEQNSPAIMQIHPNEIDLVTDGFIAYVREAASKSKVPFVIHLDHGATIKDITRSIRNGYTSVMMDASHLPFEENIAATKEAVELAHLVDVSVEGELGTIGSNEGSSEGGADEILYTNPEEAAIFVEQTGIDTLAVAVGTSHGIYPQSKDHSIKIDRLKQIHEKVKIPLVLHGGSDNPDEEIREAVKHGIAKINLSTDMKRAFYNQLRATLDANPNAYEPDQLMPEATKAATELVKKKMDLFGSTGKASLYKLGEI; encoded by the coding sequence ATGTTAATTAATATGAAAGATTTACTTAAAGTAGCGTATGAAAATAAATTTGCAGTCGGATCATTTAATGTAGCCAATAGCGAGTTCGTCAAAGTGGTCATTACAGCCGCAGAGGAGCAGAATTCGCCTGCAATTATGCAGATTCACCCGAATGAAATTGATCTAGTCACTGATGGGTTTATAGCTTATGTGCGAGAAGCGGCATCCAAGTCTAAAGTGCCGTTTGTTATTCACCTGGATCATGGAGCGACGATCAAAGATATTACGCGTTCGATTCGCAATGGATATACGTCCGTTATGATGGATGCATCTCATTTACCTTTTGAGGAGAATATTGCGGCAACCAAGGAAGCGGTTGAACTGGCTCATCTAGTCGATGTATCTGTAGAAGGTGAACTAGGTACGATTGGGAGTAATGAAGGCAGCTCGGAAGGTGGGGCAGACGAGATTTTGTATACGAATCCAGAAGAAGCGGCGATTTTTGTAGAACAAACAGGTATCGATACACTTGCTGTCGCTGTAGGTACTTCACATGGTATTTATCCTCAATCCAAAGACCATTCGATCAAAATCGATCGTTTAAAACAAATTCATGAAAAAGTAAAAATTCCGTTAGTGCTGCATGGTGGATCAGATAATCCTGATGAAGAGATTAGAGAAGCAGTGAAGCATGGGATAGCGAAGATCAATTTATCAACCGATATGAAGCGAGCTTTCTACAACCAATTAAGAGCGACACTCGATGCGAATCCGAATGCATATGAACCGGATCAACTGATGCCTGAGGCGACCAAAGCAGCAACAGAACTGGTGAAGAAAAAAATGGATCTGTTCGGTTCTACAGGTAAAGCATCCCTTTATAAACTGGGAGAAATTTAA
- a CDS encoding PTS fructose transporter subunit IIABC: MKISNVLKPENIILDVTATTKAELIDELSQKLNDNGYLSDIEQFKKDIWAREEQVPTEVGFGIAIPHAKSTGVQSPAIIMGRSLSGIEYSTESCNLFFMIAVDQSSSSEHLQTLSKISTFLMDELFRAKLILARDQEEIVRLFEQAEEQEAQALHRPKKYAGKKVVGVTGCPTGIAHTFMAAEALKNAAKELGVHIKVQTNGSTGVGNQLTPEDIAEADGIIVAADVKVDMDVFGDRPVIKTSVKNGVHHAQELIEDAIAGKGVVLNQSNSNFKEAKEKTRLKQPKIYSHIMNGVSFMIPFVVAGGILIALSFMFGIHAADPNSPDYNAFAAFLSTAGGSAAFALMVPVLAGYIAYSIADRPGLAPGMIGGMLATIGGSGFLGGMLAGFIAGYTILALKKLVKGIPDSLQSLSPVLILPLAGSFITALIMYFVINSPMAWINESLQGWLNGLTGSNAILLGALLAGMMASDMGGPINKTASAFGLAMFANQIFEPSAALMVGGMVPPLGIALATTLFKNKFSIEERNAGKAAYIMGASFITEAAIPFAANDPLRVIPSNIVGAAIGGGMCMALGISLQAPHGGIFVIPIAASNPLLYIVCILVGSVITACMIGLLKKPVYQPKSNSSDPSDKKALTTMKSA; the protein is encoded by the coding sequence ATGAAGATTTCTAATGTCTTAAAACCAGAAAATATCATATTAGATGTCACCGCTACGACCAAAGCCGAATTAATAGATGAATTATCGCAAAAGTTAAACGATAACGGTTATTTAAGCGATATCGAGCAATTCAAAAAGGATATTTGGGCACGTGAAGAACAGGTTCCTACAGAAGTGGGATTCGGAATAGCCATTCCACATGCCAAGTCTACTGGAGTACAGTCCCCTGCCATTATTATGGGCAGATCATTAAGCGGTATTGAATATAGTACCGAATCATGTAATTTATTTTTTATGATTGCAGTCGATCAAAGCTCTTCATCAGAGCATTTGCAAACATTATCCAAAATTTCGACCTTTTTGATGGATGAACTATTTAGAGCGAAACTTATCCTTGCTCGAGATCAAGAAGAGATTGTCCGTTTATTTGAACAGGCAGAAGAGCAAGAAGCGCAGGCGCTTCATCGTCCTAAAAAGTATGCTGGCAAAAAAGTGGTTGGAGTTACAGGCTGTCCTACAGGAATCGCCCATACGTTTATGGCAGCGGAAGCATTGAAGAATGCGGCCAAGGAACTCGGTGTACACATTAAAGTGCAAACCAATGGATCAACAGGTGTTGGAAACCAATTGACTCCTGAAGATATTGCTGAAGCTGATGGTATTATTGTGGCGGCAGATGTCAAAGTCGATATGGATGTTTTTGGCGATCGTCCAGTGATTAAAACATCTGTCAAAAATGGAGTTCATCATGCACAAGAGTTAATTGAAGATGCGATTGCTGGAAAAGGTGTCGTTTTGAATCAAAGCAACAGTAATTTTAAAGAAGCAAAAGAAAAAACACGCTTAAAGCAGCCTAAAATATACAGCCATATTATGAATGGTGTATCATTTATGATTCCTTTTGTAGTCGCAGGCGGTATATTGATTGCGCTTTCGTTTATGTTTGGTATTCATGCGGCTGACCCAAATAGCCCGGACTATAATGCTTTCGCCGCTTTTTTAAGTACAGCAGGGGGTAGTGCTGCTTTTGCATTGATGGTTCCTGTATTAGCAGGGTATATTGCGTATAGTATTGCTGACCGTCCAGGATTGGCACCTGGTATGATTGGTGGGATGCTGGCAACTATCGGAGGTTCAGGATTTTTGGGAGGTATGCTGGCTGGATTTATCGCCGGTTATACGATCCTAGCTCTGAAAAAATTAGTCAAAGGCATACCCGACTCACTGCAAAGCCTGTCACCTGTGCTGATCTTGCCATTAGCAGGTTCATTTATAACGGCCTTGATTATGTATTTTGTCATCAACAGTCCGATGGCTTGGATCAATGAATCGTTACAAGGTTGGCTAAATGGTTTAACAGGTTCTAATGCTATTTTATTAGGAGCACTTCTGGCAGGAATGATGGCATCTGATATGGGAGGGCCGATTAACAAAACAGCATCTGCATTTGGACTGGCGATGTTCGCCAATCAAATCTTTGAACCTTCTGCTGCTCTGATGGTTGGAGGTATGGTTCCGCCACTGGGTATTGCATTAGCTACAACATTATTTAAAAATAAATTTTCAATCGAAGAACGTAATGCAGGCAAAGCCGCTTATATTATGGGTGCGTCGTTTATTACAGAAGCCGCGATTCCGTTTGCCGCAAATGATCCCTTGCGAGTTATTCCATCCAATATTGTAGGTGCAGCGATTGGTGGAGGAATGTGCATGGCTCTAGGTATTTCGTTACAAGCTCCTCACGGTGGAATCTTTGTTATTCCCATTGCGGCAAGTAATCCATTATTGTATATTGTCTGTATTTTAGTTGGTTCCGTCATTACAGCTTGTATGATTGGATTGTTAAAGAAACCTGTATATCAACCAAAAAGTAATTCAAGCGACCCGTCAGATAAAAAAGCCTTAACAACTATGAAATCTGCATAA